The stretch of DNA TGCGGGCTTTTCCCATGTAATTCCCATGATGCCCTTGCTTACCCCTTCACCCCCCTAGGGCTATAGATACTCCTCCATCTCCTAGGGACGAATCCAAGGGGGGTCGAGGCCCCTCCTAACGATCACGTTTTCCCTTGATAGCGATTAGGCAGATCCTAATTATGCACCCATTTTGACTCAATTCGCCCCCCCCCTGTGACGCATCGTCAAGCTCCTCAGGACTCCTCCCCATGCCCCAGCCCATGTACAATAGTTACAGACTAAAACCTAGCGTAGGAAAAAAGCCCAACATCAAACGCGAAGCCCAGCAGGCAGCAGAAGCGCATGCAGGCCCTTTGTTTCCTGGCAGTTCGATCGACATATTTGACCGCAGATCGTGGCTTCGTGTGACCTTCCTACCCATCGTCCGCTAGAGTCTCCGCCTACCGCCGCCAGGATGAATTTTCTCCAGCCTTCACGCAAAAGACCACCAGAAGGGGACCGATCAAGGTCTAGCACGGCTGCATAGGTGCAGGTTAACCATAACTCCTTGCTTGTCTCTTGATTTTTATTTTGTTAAAACCTGCGCTGTTGTGCCATTAAAAAATCTATGAACATTAGAAGTTAATTAGGAAATGCTTGATTGTCTAATTCTATTTCTATAGATAAGAAGAGGAAGAGAACAATGAGAAAAAGTTTTCTATGGGCATTTACGTCcaaccaatgttggggatatcgcttatcggaaacttatcggtcgacccatgataagtggtaaatcggccaatttatcggcatatcggctgatttatcgccatatcggctgaattatcggccgatttatcttatcggttaGACAACGGtacgcgataaatcggccgatttataggAATATcgaaagatatcttgaacagtgcgtCCAACCATTAAAGCTTCAATCCCCAATCGATCATATCATCGTCAACCAGCATAAAGAGGATCGTGGTAAGCACCATCCACCAATAGAAACCACAGATCTGACAGCATACCACATCCAATAATATGCCTATATGGCAAATCCACTCTGACAATTAGCCTCGGTTTCAAATCTCAGTTTTTTGTTGTCTATATGAATGATTGATTGACTCGAAAACTAGATTCAGAATCAACTTGTTCTAGTACCATGCACTAAAATTTTCTATATAGCAAATTCAAAAACTATTTTTTTTTGTAAAAAGTCAATAATTTGGTAGTATTTTTTAGTGTTTACATCAGTGAAAGCCTGATTTCAGGCCTATGCTTTTTTGCATACTTTAAACCGTTTTTCCACTCGACCAGTGCTCATTAGTCCGTAAGAGAGCGTGAGTGTGGAActcgccccccccccaccccataCAAAATTCCTGGCTCCGTCCCTGCCATCTCCTTTATTTAGActtagctaagaatagatctagacattagagcttagctcatgtatctccccttgtgggattcctcttgagagagacaCACTCGATTGGAGTTCAAGGCCTctattggagaagatccctagggattcaaggcccccttgagggaaggatcagatcaccaagacctcatctcctttggatttgagaTGAACTTTACCATGTACCCATGTTCCTCTTGTTTTTTATGTacctttgtggatcttgtgtggatTTGAGTTTAGTGGGCGTGTGATTTgagcttgttcttgagtgttcctcttgtgttttcccttggtgttcttcttgttcttggagattttccctccaattcgtgaaagatctccacttagggttccaccctacaacaaagGGGGAACATGCTGAAATGTCCGTGGCATCAAGATTGGGTTGATTGATGAAGGGAGTGCTATATCGTCTCACCCAGCCCCAAATATGAATGCTTGCGGGCTTGATTTAGTGCACCCTAAAAAAACATAGCGACTGAGTGGGGGATGGAAATTCTGCTAGACAAACTTTTTTTGGGGCCAAAATCAACATATACGAACGGTTATTACGACGATCGGACCCATAATGATACTCCGCAAGAGTTGCTCTACACATAATGAGAGGTGCACGGTGCTACCCTAGCCGCACACACGCTGttcaggcctcctttggtttggagcaATTTTGTAGGATTTCCTAgggataggatttttataggaaaaattcctttaaagttatttggtttgtaggaatgaaatTATATTTCTATTGAGGAATTCTTTCTATCCTCCATAATTCATAGGAAAATAAATATTAGCCTAGACTCAACGAAAAAAATCCTATGGTATAAATCAAAGAACATCTCCTTTTCTATTCGTATGCATAGGAtttaagatacatgtcatctcattttctataacttttctgtttctataattttccaatcctatgaaccaaaggaggccatgTCATCTCATGCCAACTGTAAAGGAATGCCGTGTTAAGAGACACAACCATGTGGTTCGAAGATGAAATGAGGAATGCCGTGTTGAGAGACACAACCACGTGGTCCGAAGATGAAATGTGTTTTGAGGGAGACTGAATTATTTCATCTTTTTGGAAAGACAACGCTAGTAAAGCCTAATTAGGAGAAATTATACCCATCTCCCTGTCTCGTGTCGTTGGACGTGGCCCCTAGCAAAGCTTTGGCAGCCTCGTCTCCCTCCCATCGATCGGAAAGAGAGGAATAGACAGCTGACGCACGAGCGGTTTGACGCGCACCGGTCCGATACGCTTGTCGCTGGACGCCTGCGCGGCAGCGGAGGACCGCGCGATGTGGACGGACGGCTGATGGCGAGAGGAATTCCACGGCTGCCGCGACGCGTTGCGGGTCCTAATCCACCCTATGGCTCGTGCGCCGGCCCCCGCGTGATGCGCCGTGTCCTCGCTTTCAGTCGGGTGGGACTGCCCCACGCACTTCGGTCGAACCCATTAATTCCGACGGCTGGTTCTCCTCCGTTCCGCCGCCCACCTGCCCACGCCTCAAACGTAGGACGCGTCGCGGACACCCACGCCGACCGCGGCAAGAGTAACTAACCGTCTCTGTACTTAGGGTTGGCCTAGTGCTTCCTCGGGGCGCTGTTTTCGTGGGGGAGGTGACGCCGCGTCGGAATAAGTTGTCTCTACTCTTCCTTCATCTTGGCGTTGCTGCAACCGGTGGGGTCGGGGGGCAGGTGGCCTCGTCGTCTCGCCGATCTTTGGATCTGGTGAAGTTCGTGTCTGGTGGTCGGTTGACGGCGCTCTCGCGGGTGGCGGTCGTGCCGGCTGTTGTAGTCATGTTTATTGTCTTATAATTGGGTGCGTGGATGACGGCAGGCGGCGACGTTCCTCTTCTTCGACTACATCGGATGAAGTTGATGGTGTCGAGATCTGTTGACAACGGGGAAGATATGTGCCACAAAGACTCGATCTCATCGCTTGCGGCGACCCACTTCATCAGATCAAAAGCACCTTTGTATGCGGTGGTGCTCTCTTAGATCTTGATATGGCAACTGTTTTCATCTTTTTCCGGCGTTGCCATGGTGACGGCGGAGGTTTGTGGACTACAACGTTACGGTGAGGTACGGGTTTCTGCAAGGGTAGAATAGTAGTTTTACTTCTtgtgaaattctttatgcaaagttccTTGACAAGCATTTGTGTCTCGTATGGTGACCATATGTGTAATCTCATTGCCTAATGAATATATGGTTGCTTCCAAAGAAAAAACAGTCTCTGTAAATGGAGTACACTGCTCTCCTGTGCACAACCTATCTCGTCTTCCCCGCCGAGACGCCGGCCTCCTGCGGCGAGACATCATCTGACTTGCGGATCATCAAAGAGGCTCGGATGTAGTACATTACTTAACAGATCTTGAGACATATCTACTGATGATTTTATATCATGCGCAATATTACTGTATTAGTAGCTACAAATGTCAGCAACGTACTCATACCATGTCTGTAAGAGAGCAGTGGTTACTCGTTACAGATCAACAAACTTAATTAGAAACGCAAAGAGAGGAACGAATTATAACCTAGGCAATACAGGCACCACAAGCAGGCCGGTCATCAGCTGCCTACATAACTTGGAACGATCAATCTGCGTCGATCGGGCAGGCGCGGCGCAGAGCTACTGAGACAAAGGAGTTTTGCAGCGCAGTCAGTGAGGCAGGCTCCATCACCGGTAGAGGCAGCCCCTGTACGCCGGCGTCCAGTAGTCCATGGCGTTGCCGTCCCGGTACACctcaggggtccacgagacagggaccAAGCAAAGCCCTCTCTCCCTCAGGTCatgctccccctcccccttgctcgccTCCGCGCGCTCTCCCCATGGAAGAAGGTTGCTGCAGTTACCCTGAAACCCACCGACGACGACGATTAATTACGTGCTCGTAGCCCGGATcttattttgcaaaaagaatgGATTTTGCAGCATCAGTTTGTCTGTACCTTGTTCCTGCTCGCGTTCGTGTACGGCTCGCTCAGCAGCTGCGCAAACAAAGCAGGAGAGGCGGGCTAATCAGCATAGCTGGGACTCGGAAAGCTCCACTACTCTCTCTGTGATGGGATGGCGACATGTGTGTGTGCGTGCACTGTCCTTATCTCATGTTTCTGGTGGAGTGTGAGGCAGGACAAGTTGGGACATTCTTTATGTGGTCTCTCGGGTATATTTATGCATGACTAGGAAGTGCACTGATAAAGGGACGCGCAACAAGTCAATATCATATGTGAAGTGGAACCAGCTAAACAGTCATTGCAACGATTCATTGCATCTCGGAAGATACCACGGATCGTGTTTCGTGTGTGGTGTGCGTATACGTTTCTCGTCTGGACTACACTTTCTTTTTACTAGGAATGTCGGGGTGGGGGTGCAGGAATCTTATGCTTTCCCGGAAGCTTTTGTGGCTCTAGCTAGGTCAAATTATACACGGAgagcatatgcatgcatgaattgaGGGATTTTTGAAAGAATGGCATGTAGAGAATTAATTCGATCTGCAATATGGTTTTAGTATTTATACCTGTACTTGCTCGTGCAGAAACTTGATATACTTGATCGTTTCAAACAGCACCGATGCTGTGTCTGTCTGCTCATATGTGAAGTTGGAAAGGAAGAGTTAGACTAGAATGTTACCCTCCCTCCTATCCATAATAATTGTCACTGAAATGGGTGTATCTAGACCTATTCCAGCGCTACATACATCCATTAGCGACAACTGATATGGATCGAAGGGAATAGCAGTTTCAGAATTGGTGACATCTGAAATAAAATACTTTGTTTATGTGTGTACCTACCTTCCCAAACGGCGAAACGATTTGCTGCAGTGCTGTGATCTTCTCCCCCAGCTTCACTTTAGGAACTGGTTGCTGCATTCGGTAGCCCAATGAGCACCTCACAGATGCTAACTGAATAGTCTGCTATCAAACATTTAACTTGTTTTCGCTGTTACCTTAGGAGGTGATGCTGTGGATGCCTCCTGCTTGGACTTCTTGACAGTGATTTCTCGCCTTTCCTCAGATGTTCGCTTCTTACGATCAGTCGCCGCCGGCGGTCCACTGCCGCTGCTACTACTCCTAGCCTGAACCCACAGTACACATCCATCCAAGTACCAAATTACGTATGGTTCATGAACAGCTGTCACTGATTAGTGTACTAGCTAATTGTACCATTGGCAAGTCACTGTATCAAATGCTATGGATGTGCAAGCATACTTACGGGCAGGATCTCTTGCTCTTGTCTGCTTCTGTCTGGCCTGTCGGCGGATCTCATGTACGGTGGCACCAACGTCGATTCCTTGGTTGGTTTGTAGCCGCCGATAGAGCCGAAATCCGGCAGACTCCTCAAGCTAAAAGGGCTCGCCGCCTCCATTGCTCGGCCGTCCTGGCAAATCTTGTCAAGCGCTCCCAAGCCTGAATAATCCAGGCTAGCGTGCATGGCGGCACTAGTGCGAGTACTTATGTGCTGCAGAAAGGAAGCCATGGGGTTCCCATGTTCTTGCTGCGGGTGGTTGATGCCTTCCTTCCTctgatggtggtggtggtcgtcggcgtaGGATGGCATGCCGCTCATCATGTTCATCCCCTGGGCCTCGAGCGCAGCATTAGAACCGCTCCCCATGAACAACGGCGAGGCGACAACCTCGTACTTGATCGGAGAAACGTCGGAGCCTGCCTCGAACCGTGGCGCGAGGGCGGGTGCGGCGGCATAACGGCCGGCCGGGACGTCCTCGAACATCTCCTGTGTCACGTTCTTCGATGCGAGCAGGTCCAGGAAGTTCTCCCTGTAGCCGGTGTTGTCGTTGCTTCTGAAAACAGAAAATATATTTGACTTGCGATGACATGGATCCACTATCTACATCAAGCATTCAATCGAATTACCGGGAGTTATTACTAGGACTTAGGGCATGCATGCATATAATTAAGTACTCACAGTTCGTCGTGGCTCCAGGCCTGGCCGTGGACGTGCTCGCCGACCGGCAGCCTCATGTCGGCCGCGCCTGCCACCGAGTCGGCGGCGAAGGTCGAGCCATCGAGGAGAGCCGCGGTGGACGGCCCGGTGTAGGGGCTCCAGGAGGGGGAAGGCTGCAAGGCCGCATGCGCTTGGTGATACTCCCACATGGTGGCGGCCGGCGAAGCTGCGGAGGAGGTGCTGGCTGCCAGGTCCGGAAGGTCGGTTGCGTCCTGCTGCTGgcggggcatgaaatactggaggtGCACCTCGCCTGCGTGCAGATGCATAGCATGCGTGGATCGAACAAGGCGCAGTGGACCAAGTGGAGTGGACCAAAGTTGCCGTGGGGGCCTATTTGTAGCCGCAAGCGCCTGGAAGTTTTCCCGGCGAGGTTTTTGAGGAGGATATGCTCACGTTGCCATGACGAAAGCATGCGGGAAGACATCATTGAGAATTTTGTCTCCTTTCTTTTTCTTAAATATTACTACTGTGTATGCATGCGGATCGGAGTAGCCATGCTTTAAAAGTTTCAGTAAGAAGACTGTCATCAGACAGACAGCTAGTAGTATGATTCTGAGCCTTTTAAGAACTGTTTATGCAAATCTTGGTGAAGCAAGGGCTAGCTACGTGTAGCTAGGCGTTAGATAATCCTACGGAACTTTGAAGTTTCTTGCAGTTTAGCTTCTTCAAAAAGGTGAAGTACCTACCAGTATCAAGTGCTGCATTTCATTCATTTTAAAACTCGCTAGAGCCTAGAGGTTTCTCACTTTATCGTCTCACCAACCCATTTAAGTGCTCGACGGCTATCAAATTCGTTTATTTATGGAAAAGATGCTTTTTAGGTAAACCGTAGGTAAATTATCCATTGCAAAATTTATCTATCAATTATATATATACTAAAAGCATAATAGAAAAGAAACAGAGATGTGCTACAAATTGACCTCCGCTCCCACCCGTCCACACTCGCCCAAAGAGAAAACTACCCATTTTTGTTTGAGAGAATTTTGACACGTTATTGACTAATGAACATCACATTACTGGAATTTTCACATACATCAGGTGGCATGCTCTTCGCCGAGCGCTAAAACACGGACACTCGGCAAAAATAACAACGCCGAGAGTCACTCTCGGCAAACCCAGCTTCACGGCAAACTGCCTTCTTTGCGGTCACTGCCTCATGGCAAAGAGGCACCGCACGCAAACCCTGCAGACGCCGAGAGCCGCTCACGGCAAAGAGGAGCTACGTGGCATGCCCGTCCGCAACAGACGACTCCGTCAGTTACTGCGTACATTACCGAGAGCCGCCAAACGACACTCGGCAAAGTATATGCCACATCCTATATTCTTTTTTGTGTGTGTTCTTTCTAACTGACATGTGGTCCAACTAATCACATTTATCAGTAAAAGTTTCAAATAACTTGCtaaatatttttgaaaaaaatgacgatatctttgccgagagctgctctcggCAATTCTCCTGACCAGTAGGACAGTGTGGCCCACATGGCAGCTGACAGTTTACATATCGTTGCCGAGAGCTTGTCTCGGCAATGCTCGCCTTCTTTTCCGAGAGCAGCTCTTGGAAAAGGTGTGGGCACAATAGTAGTGTCTCCCAGACGACCAATTTTCCGAGAGGTGCTCTCGGAAAAGGTGTGGGCACAATAGTAGTGTCTCCCAGACGACCAGTTTTCCGAGAGGTGCTCTGGTAGTATATCGTTTTCCGAGTGCTGCTCTCGGAAATCTTTCCCATCCATTCTGCTGTTAAGCTATTTCTTTTTTGATCCCTGCAGATAAAAACAACTACAGTGCAATTTGGAGTAGTCCACACATATATAGGcataatttgatcatatatatGCATAATTTGATCTAGTCCACATATGTATGCATAATTAGGGATAATCCACAAGTCGAATGTATTATCCTAGTAGACGTCACACACAAGTCGCAAATTTATACATATTGTCACTAATTGCAAAACACGTGCACGTCACAATAGAAGTACACTTGTTCATATATAGATCATCTTGAGGAGGAGAGGCCATCGGGTTAACATTCCGGAGGAGGAGGGGCATCACTTGCACTGCTTCGAGATTATATAAGAACCTATAAGAGTAGAGTCACGTGAGGGTGGTTCGTCCCTATGTAATGAATCTTCTACTGTAGTTTAGATAATGTTCTacctgtagttgatgctatttcgaGACATGGACATAAATGAAAGGTTAGGATGCTAACCTTGATGCGCGTTATCTCACGTGATGCGGCGGTTGGGCGACTCCGTATGGACGGAGTTGAGCTGGTGCTTGAAGCACGTATCTCGTGCAGTTTGAGATGTGAGGAGGTGGCGATCGCCTCATTGCAAAGGAGGTGGCGGCTATGGCCCTTCCCCTGGCCAACAATGATGAGAAGCTCAGGATCAACGGGCTTGGACGTAGGTTCGGCTTCCTGCCCGTGCACCTCCTGGAAGACCTCTTTGAAGGTCCCCCACTTCTCCTCCCCCGACTCACTGCAGAACTCGGCGCCATCCTTCCCCTTGTGACCTTCTCTCCAGGCTTCCAGGATGTGGACCGGGCGACCAACCTTCGCTTCCTGCAAAATTAACCATAAAGTTTAATGAACCAAGATGCACCGTGCGAAAAAGTTAACATCTTAATCCACATACCATGTGTTGCTTGAGAGCGGTTAGGTTCCGGCTCCCGTGGACATGAGCCGGGCCTGACATTTTGGCTTGATCGTTTCCCTTCTCCACATGTTGCGCTTGCCATGCTGGGTCACACCACATGTCAACCAGGGCCTCCCAACAATCGTCCTTCATCCAGGGTTCCTTCGACTAGTCAGACAAAATCGAATAATTGGGAACAAGAGGGATGAATCAAAGTACTAGCAACCGATGTAGTCACTTACCACTGACATGTATTCTTCTCGCGACAAGTTGGTCTGGCAAGCAGTCTTCCTTGTCATCTTCTCTCCCTTGTCATCGAGCGGCCGACACTGCATCACGGCTTTGTACCGCAGCGTGTGCTTGGTGTCAGAGAGTATCTTTCGGGCAGATTTCATGACGCCTTTGATCACCTTCTACTGCTCACCATCCACGCAAGCAAATGTTTGCTACAAGAAAGCATATTGCATCTTCTCACCATCCACACAAGTAAGGATTTGGATATGGAAAAATGCAATGGTCGGAGCGAAGATACTTACAAAAAAGCATTGATGACCCGGGTGGCCATGGTGACATTGTGCTCGTCCTTGTTGTGTTTGTAATGCTCCCAGGTTAAACCCGGTGACGGCGGCTCGTCATCACCTGGCTTGGACAATCCAGGGAAGTGCTTCCTCAAGAGGGAGCCGATGATGTGGTTCGGCGGGCATGCCCCCTTAGGTTGTGTCGGGATAAATTTCCACTGACTGCATGATATAAAAGACAAGCATATGTGAGTGTCAAAGTTGAGGCATCCAAAATATGATGGACGGTCGCTGGCAGCAGTTGGTTCCGGGACCTTCCCCGGACCACGCCCAGATTTCTTCCTCTTGGAAGTGTTGCTCGAGGTAGACCCCGAGCCATCCGAGGTCTCCATGTCGCCCGACTCGGTAGCGAGCGGATCTGGTCCATCTAAGTCCACTTCGACATCGCCATACAATGATGACTCATCGTCGGGAGTGGACTGATGGGAGGCGGACGACTCGGTCCTACCAATTGGGACTCTCCGATACTTACAGTGCCCCCATCAGAATCTGAAAAACAAAATAAATATGGTGAATATTAACCATACCACTTCAATAGGCATCAgacttttttttatcaaagaagggttttccccttccgattttcattaaagaaaaccaaGCCAACAGGTATTCACATTGTTGATTAGTTCACATATCAATGTTAGGGACGATGACTAGTTGGATGCTTGGTTTCATTTCAATATAAAAGTGGAGCCGGCCTATATGTCCAAACGAAAAAAATCGTAAGTTATGTGAAAGAAGAGTATAAGCACAACCAAAATGGTCAATAAAAAGTATTGAAGCATACTCCATGGTTTATGCAAGCTTCATTTTAACTGGATATAATATATGTCAACAAGCATAATTCATATATGATTCCCACTCTTTAGACCTTATCAAATCTGACTTGGATATACAGTTCGCAACAGGCTCCTCTAAATCCCGACACAATAACAACatgtatttcattgttcttgatgataGGCGGAGATTAAAGTTCACTCAACATATGTGGATTATGGCACCATGGACTTTCAAGTACTCTTAGAAGGACCCCAAGATTTGGATAGATGGTCGAAAGGTACAATGCTTAATCGTTGCGGTCTATTCCAAACTTCGTTACACAAGCAAGCAATTTATCCATGGTTCGACTTTGAAACCAAATAATGTATGATTCCTTGCAGGTGCATTCATTCCTACTTATATAAGGAGGCTAATTTAACTCATGATGCAAGATTTTCGCACATCCAAAACTACAAACTTGCAAAACAAATGAATGTGGCAAATGACATTGAAAATCTATTTCATCATTGCAGATTGCATGTAACATTTATTCACCAActagtgatcatggcatgacaataCAAACACCTATGCCTGCTCCACCGGTGGCAGTGCCTGAGAAAGAGGATGCCCCTGCCACCATGACTCTCAACGACGGAGGAGGGCAAGAGGAAGAGACGAGAGAGGGAGGAGGGGCCGGTTTTCTACTAACCTGAGGGCATCTCCAGCTGCCGCACTACCTAGGAGCTCCGCTGCAACGGCCGTCCTCGGGCAGCATCGAAGAACCGCCGCACCGACCGCCAGCCATGAAGCTTGGTGGCGGTGACAGTTGGGCGCGGCGGAGGAGGGGGCCggcaggaacgagccggagcaggcgacgatgcGGCGTGCCGCGTCGTTGCATGCGGAGGTGAGTCCGTCACAtctgtgaccccactatctatcttagggtttttagggtttagggtgcgtaCGGTGGGgtggaaactgttggaaatatgccctagaggcaataataaattggttattattatatttccttgttcatgataatcgtttattgtccatgctagaattgtattgataggaaactcagatacatgtgtggatacatagacaacaccatgtccctagtaagcctc from Triticum dicoccoides isolate Atlit2015 ecotype Zavitan chromosome 6A, WEW_v2.0, whole genome shotgun sequence encodes:
- the LOC119317401 gene encoding uncharacterized protein LOC119317401, which codes for MHLHAGEVHLQYFMPRQQQDATDLPDLAASTSSAASPAATMWEYHQAHAALQPSPSWSPYTGPSTAALLDGSTFAADSVAGAADMRLPVGEHVHGQAWSHDELSNDNTGYRENFLDLLASKNVTQEMFEDVPAGRYAAAPALAPRFEAGSDVSPIKYEVVASPLFMGSGSNAALEAQGMNMMSGMPSYADDHHHHQRKEGINHPQQEHGNPMASFLQHISTRTSAAMHASLDYSGLGALDKICQDGRAMEAASPFSLRSLPDFGSIGGYKPTKESTLVPPYMRSADRPDRSRQEQEILPARSSSSGSGPPAATDRKKRTSEERREITVKKSKQEASTASPPKQPVPKVKLGEKITALQQIVSPFGKTDTASVLFETIKYIKFLHEQVQLLSEPYTNASRNKGNCSNLLPWGERAEASKGEGEHDLRERGLCLVPVSWTPEVYRDGNAMDYWTPAYRGCLYR